CCAACTGTTGGCGCTCTAGCTTGGCAAGGATGTAATAAACGGAGGAAAAACCAACGGCGATCCATGACCGTAAACCACGCTCATGGATGATTTGCTGGACATCATGCCCGTAACGGGCACCTTCAGCCAATATACTCAGGATTGTGAGTTCCGCATCGGTCATCATAACTTCTACATATCAAGCAGATAAAAGCATCGCCATATCGACGATGCAAATTCAATTTTAGCAACCTCCGGCGATCAACCTTTGGCGCGCCCGCTGGCAAGCACTTCTTCTACCGTACGAATCAGGTTATTTGCCAGGTATGGCTTGGTCAGGTAGCGATCAGCACCTGCCTCCAGGCCTTCACGAATCTGGGCCGGATCCGCCAATGCGGAAAGGATAATGACTGGCAAGCTATTAAACGTACTTTTGGCTCGCATCTGACGTAAAAAGTCGATACCACTAATTTCAGGCAGCATGAGATCGAGAACAACCAGATCAGGCAGAGGTTCTTCACGCAGGATTTGAGCAGCTTCACCCGCATTCATTGCGGAAATAGGGTCCATATTTGCGCGCTTCAGCAGCAGCACAACGAGCTTCTGCAAGGCCGGATCATCATCCACCACCAGGATGCGCGGTTTTTCTTCTGGGGACGACACGCGATTTGTACCTTTCTGTGCGGTGATGCATCTACGGTGTGAGTATACTGATTAGCTCAAAGAATAAGCAAGTCTCACATCTTTAACTTATGTACATCTTAGCCGCGTGCTGCTTGGGTGAATAAAATAAACATACTTGATAGACGTACTTGATTCAGTATCTCAAGGTGGTTATTTCAATTCTATTGTAAGCAGGGATTGACACTTAGAAGTATAAATATTTGTATATTTTAGTGGTATATGAGGTAGATGCAACAGCAATATCAGACATTCGTCAAATATTAGCGCTGTAACGGCAGCCAGATATAGAAGGTCGTCCCCTTGTTTGCGACGGATGTAAAGTCGATACGCCCCCCGTGCAGCTCAACAATCTGCTTGGTGATGGGTAATCCCAGGCCCGTACCCGGCACGTTGAAGGCTTCTGCATTGCTGGCCCGATGGAACGGCTCAAACAAGCGCGGTTGGTCTTCTTCCGGGATGCCGATGCCGCTATCAGTCACAGCAATGAGCGCCTCATTGCCATCGACTTTCAGGCTAAAGACGATTTTACCGCCCTGGATTGAATATTTAATCGCGTTGGAGAGCAAATTCGTCAGAGCACGGCGCAGAAGTTTGCGATCAAGGAAAGCGCGGATAATGCGTTCGTCACACTCAAATTCAATGCGGTGTGTCTTATGATAATTGAACTGGAATTCTTCAACGACATCACGGCAATAGGTAATCAGGTCCACATCATCAGGCTCAAGCTCAAGGCCTTCACTCTCTGAGCGGCTGAGCGTCATGACGTCGCTCACCATATCTGAGAGCAGTTCGACCTGTGTATTGATGTTATCCAACGCCTGATCGCGTTCTTCCTGGGTCGATACATGCTGATATTTCTTCAGCATATCGTGTGATAAGCGAATCGAAGCTAGTGGCGTGCGCAGTTCGTGCGACATAATAGACAAGAAGCGATTCTTGAGTTCGCGCAGTTCGCGTTCTTTTTCCAGCGCGACGGTGACACGTTCGCGCTCTAAACGCTCTTCTTCCACGCGTTTACGATCTGTAATGTCTTCAATGATGCAGGTATACATACGGCCATTATCGAGGCGCAGCGGGCGCAGGGTCATCATGATGGGGAATTGCTCGCCATTGACGTCCACGCCTGTAAATTCATAGCCATTTTCGCCGCGCAGGGCTTTTCGCAGGGGCTCCCCTTCAAAAGGCTCCACAATGAGCGTGCCCACACACTTACCCAGCATGGTATCGTGCTGATAGCCAAAAATTTGCAGGGCTGCTTCATTGGCGCTGTGGATGCACCCATCGACATCAATGGTCAGGATGCCATTTTTAATATTGTTGACGATGGCTTCTAGCCGGTTGGTATTATCTTGTAGCTCAATCTGGACCTGTTTAAGCTCCGTCACATTTTGATGCGAGACGATAATGCGCACATCATGGTACCAGTCGAAGCGGCTGACGCGCACAACGAACCAGCGGCGCTCTACTGGGCTGTGGCAGGGATATTCCAGTTCAAACTGGCTGCGCTGGCCTGAGATAACTTCACGAATACCCTGCGACACACGCGGGCCAACATCAGCGAGAGACTCTGAAGAAGTATCACAGACAGCGAGGTAATTTGTGCCAATGCCATAAGAGCGATCAGCAAGGCTGTTTTCATCGGCGAAGGTCCGCCAGGCGCGGTTAACGCCAACGATCTGTCCGGTTTTATCCAGAATAGCTACATGTGCGGATAAAGCATCCAGAGCAGATTGGATAAATTCTTCAGCCTCTGCATGGCCTTTTTTAGACCGTCCAGATGTGCCGGACGTTGCAAATACCATTATTTTTGCCCTTTTATTCCCTCCTCATAATTATACCAAACTTTTTTTAGATTCAGTCCGGGTTAATACCTAAAACCCATCAAGAGTACTGGTAAAATAAGCCACATGACCTACTCTGTGAATCTTACATTAACAGTTTGACGAGCAATCTCAGGAAAACCACTCAATCCCCTATCAGGGCTTCCCGTAAGCAACTTCTCCCGTCAGGATTTGCTGCAACCGGAAAAAATCCGTACGGGCGGTCATATCCAGGCTGATGGGCGTCACGGAGACTTTGCCCTCGTGCAGCAGCACATACACATCACTATTCGATTCAGCCTTGCTGGGGTCCGTATTAAAGCGATAACCCAGCTTGCCTTCACTATCGCCGCTGACGCGTTCAGGGCGTGTGGGCCAATATACACGCCGACGAGAGAGGCGCGTCACGCACCATTCCGTCTCTGGCGTGGCTTGCCAGGGCACATCAATTTTGAGCACATCCACGTCATCCGGCAAGGTGCCGTTTTGGACGAGCCATTCGCCAAAGTAACGCGTGAAATAGCTCGCACCACTAAAATCGACATGATCAGAATAACTCAGGTGCAGGTCAAAGGGGGTCTGCTGGCTGACGGCAATAGCGCGGACATCCAGGCTGGCGGCTTCAATCGCAGCGCCCACCGTGCCGGAAATCGTCACGCCGTTGCCCGTATTATCGCCATAATTGATGCCAGAGACACACAGGGCCGGCTTACGATCTGCCAGTTCCAGCACACCATGCTGCACAGCTTGGGCAGGGGTACCATCCACGCCATAAGCCACACAATCAGGAATATCCGTCGGCACTTCAAAGGGATGTAAAACGCCGGTGCTAAAACGAGGCATACTGCGCCCCATACCAGACTGCTGTTCCTGGGGGGCCACGACGAGTAAATCTCCCAGGCCCACAAAGGCCCGGACCACAGCCCATAACCCAGGCGACAACACGCCATCGTCGTTTGTGAATAGAATCAATGGACGTTCGGAATCAGACATGATGTATCCAAATCACTACGGTAAATCACTTTCAAGAAGGTTTTAAGTACACACAACCAGCATACAAAAATGAAAATGTTTAATTGAATCAACATACATCAGAAAAATTATTCTGACATTAAGAATCTCGTAACCTGTTGTTATGGTGGCACCAAAAGGGCTCTAAACGGTGACAGGGGAGATAGAAGCGGCCTCAAGTAGCCCGGAGAGGGTTTTTCTCTTGATAAGCCTGAACGTTGAGTTGGGTGATGATAGAAAGAGGCTGCGGCAGTGCGTCAAAATCAAACCAGCCGATTGCTACGCATTTCCCGGCTTCGAGGATGGCGGGTTCACCGCTGATATGGCGCGCCAAATAGGTCGGGGCAACCCAATGCTGGCCTTCTTCCGGCAGGATATGGTCATCCAGGCCCAGTAACTGCCCGACTTCAATCACCATACCGTATTCTTCCAGGAATTCACGCGCAACAGCATCTCGCAGCGTTTCGCCAAATTCCACGCGCCCACCAGGGAACTCCCATGTTCCCCGCTCATTACCGGAGTCTTCGCCTCGCTGCGCCAGAAATACCTGGCCTGCATCGTTGAAGACGACAGCCCCCACGCCAACGCCAATATAATCACGCCCAGGCTTCATGTGGTTCCTATGCTGGCTATACTGCATGCTTAATCTGACGCTGAAGAATCCGACGACACGTCATCCTGGTCTGCGGGGCTGCCCGTAGAAGGACGAGAGGGGCTCTCTGTGCCGGGCCTGGAATTATTGGTCGCATCCAACGATTCCTCCGCATCGGCAGCAGCCACGGAGGCGCTATTCGTGGTATCCTCCGGCACAGCGACCTGTTCGCTGGTCTGGGTGGGTTGTTCGCCCTTCTTCAACTCCCCTGTGCCAAAGGGTCGGGAACCGCGTTCCTGCATCGCTGCTTCGAGCTGATCCAGCTCTTGCTGCAACGCTTTGAGGGCATCTTTAGCTTCGCGCGCCGGGGTTTTGACGCTGGGCGTCTCTTCTGTTTCGGCTTTTGTTTCGACTTTTTCAGTCTCGGCCTTTTCCGCCTTTTCACCGTCGACAGCTTCCGCAGGGCTAAGCGGTTTGATATTCAAGCTCTTGCGCACCTCATCCACAGCAGAACTCGGCTCTGTAGATACTTTTGATTCATTTTCAACAATTTCGGCGACGTCTTCTAGCTCTTCATCAGGCTTACTGGTC
The Phototrophicus methaneseepsis DNA segment above includes these coding regions:
- a CDS encoding NUDIX domain-containing protein translates to MKPGRDYIGVGVGAVVFNDAGQVFLAQRGEDSGNERGTWEFPGGRVEFGETLRDAVAREFLEEYGMVIEVGQLLGLDDHILPEEGQHWVAPTYLARHISGEPAILEAGKCVAIGWFDFDALPQPLSIITQLNVQAYQEKNPLRAT
- a CDS encoding sensor histidine kinase — translated: MVFATSGTSGRSKKGHAEAEEFIQSALDALSAHVAILDKTGQIVGVNRAWRTFADENSLADRSYGIGTNYLAVCDTSSESLADVGPRVSQGIREVISGQRSQFELEYPCHSPVERRWFVVRVSRFDWYHDVRIIVSHQNVTELKQVQIELQDNTNRLEAIVNNIKNGILTIDVDGCIHSANEAALQIFGYQHDTMLGKCVGTLIVEPFEGEPLRKALRGENGYEFTGVDVNGEQFPIMMTLRPLRLDNGRMYTCIIEDITDRKRVEEERLERERVTVALEKERELRELKNRFLSIMSHELRTPLASIRLSHDMLKKYQHVSTQEERDQALDNINTQVELLSDMVSDVMTLSRSESEGLELEPDDVDLITYCRDVVEEFQFNYHKTHRIEFECDERIIRAFLDRKLLRRALTNLLSNAIKYSIQGGKIVFSLKVDGNEALIAVTDSGIGIPEEDQPRLFEPFHRASNAEAFNVPGTGLGLPITKQIVELHGGRIDFTSVANKGTTFYIWLPLQR
- a CDS encoding response regulator is translated as MSSPEEKPRILVVDDDPALQKLVVLLLKRANMDPISAMNAGEAAQILREEPLPDLVVLDLMLPEISGIDFLRQMRAKSTFNSLPVIILSALADPAQIREGLEAGADRYLTKPYLANNLIRTVEEVLASGRAKG
- the surE gene encoding 5'/3'-nucleotidase SurE, which translates into the protein MSDSERPLILFTNDDGVLSPGLWAVVRAFVGLGDLLVVAPQEQQSGMGRSMPRFSTGVLHPFEVPTDIPDCVAYGVDGTPAQAVQHGVLELADRKPALCVSGINYGDNTGNGVTISGTVGAAIEAASLDVRAIAVSQQTPFDLHLSYSDHVDFSGASYFTRYFGEWLVQNGTLPDDVDVLKIDVPWQATPETEWCVTRLSRRRVYWPTRPERVSGDSEGKLGYRFNTDPSKAESNSDVYVLLHEGKVSVTPISLDMTARTDFFRLQQILTGEVAYGKP